Proteins found in one Pontibacter sp. SGAir0037 genomic segment:
- a CDS encoding YjjG family noncanonical pyrimidine nucleotidase, translated as MKTYKHILFDLDHTLWDFEKNSEETLYTLYEQFGLHTFGKFDCSSFYKKYKFVNTRLWDLYNKGKISQQELRETRFLKTLTGLGLEPHQVPEEISEAYTYMCPTKSAVFPYTYEVLQYLQPKYGLHIITNGFKDVQYIKMNSSKLHDYFKEIVTSECCGYKKPDCRIFEHALQRINVNPEECLMVGDNLLCDIAGARAAGIDQVYFNPEKIKTTHRPKPTYEISCLSELKQIL; from the coding sequence ATGAAAACATATAAACACATTCTTTTCGATTTAGACCACACGCTCTGGGATTTTGAAAAGAACTCAGAAGAGACGCTTTATACCCTATACGAACAGTTCGGCCTTCATACCTTTGGGAAGTTCGACTGCAGTTCATTTTATAAAAAGTATAAGTTTGTAAACACCCGCCTTTGGGACCTCTACAACAAAGGAAAGATCAGCCAGCAGGAACTTCGTGAAACACGTTTTTTAAAAACTTTAACCGGTTTAGGCTTAGAGCCACACCAGGTACCGGAAGAGATATCGGAAGCGTATACCTACATGTGCCCTACTAAGTCGGCAGTGTTTCCCTATACATATGAGGTGCTGCAATACCTGCAGCCTAAATATGGCCTGCACATTATCACCAATGGGTTCAAAGATGTGCAATACATCAAAATGAACTCTTCTAAGCTACACGACTATTTTAAAGAAATTGTCACTTCAGAGTGTTGCGGCTATAAAAAACCGGATTGCCGCATTTTTGAGCATGCATTGCAGCGGATAAATGTAAATCCGGAGGAGTGCCTGATGGTAGGTGATAATTTACTGTGTGATATTGCAGGGGCCCGGGCAGCCGGTATAGACCAGGTATATTTTAACCCGGAAAAGATAAAGACAACACATCGCCCCAAGCCAACTTACGAAATCAGCTGCCTGAGCGAACTAAAGCAGATTTTATAA
- a CDS encoding metalloregulator ArsR/SmtB family transcription factor, with protein MKLKHFSLTYGEQVLKALADESRLRILNLVIRNKEMCTSDLEQVLDFTQTKTSRHLSYLRSAGLVTPRKRDQWVFYALKEEASELTIQIFSYMERDATLTKDQEIYQILFSNRELAANKLIARRWSPS; from the coding sequence ATGAAGTTAAAACACTTTAGTTTAACATACGGAGAACAGGTATTAAAGGCTTTAGCCGACGAATCGCGTCTCCGTATCCTGAACCTGGTTATCCGGAACAAAGAAATGTGCACCTCTGATCTGGAGCAGGTCCTTGACTTTACTCAAACCAAAACGTCACGCCACCTGTCCTATTTAAGAAGTGCAGGGCTTGTCACTCCCCGAAAGAGAGACCAGTGGGTTTTTTATGCTCTTAAAGAAGAAGCATCTGAGCTAACTATTCAGATTTTCAGCTATATGGAACGTGATGCCACTCTTACCAAAGATCAGGAAATTTACCAAATTCTCTTCTCTAACCGCGAATTAGCTGCCAATAAGCTGATAGCCCGTCGCTGGTCGCCCTCCTGA